The Dehalogenimonas lykanthroporepellens BL-DC-9 genome includes a window with the following:
- a CDS encoding transposase IS204/IS1001/IS1096/IS1165 family protein (PFAM: transposase IS204/IS1001/IS1096/IS1165 family protein~KEGG: gwc:GWCH70_3098 transposase IS204/IS1001/IS1096/IS1165 family protein), with product MPDDCIVVSMGLPELKVVEEKELDNRFEVTVFYRRTKAECPRCGQTASKVHDRRKQSKQDRAIRDKPVFLTLIKRRFRCLWCSHIFSEPDDIFGIRRRSSRRFREHLGQEGLHQTIKGVARKEGVGEGLVRRCVTEEIGKRLVDDGTGETPEIIGIDEFSVKKGHIYNTVICDLQNKRVMAVIEGRGSHRLAGYLGGLKEPQRVKAVAIDMHRPFRDAVRKSLPQAKIVADKFHVIRHFNQALEKARSNNQGGGLKTDERRDLFKNRFLLLKGKECLTEEENSRISMIFWDYPEIWHAWKLKEILRECYHAETKKGAELTIMKLEHGIKNNPYKRFQLLQTTIRDWREEILNYHDYPITNGFVEGKNNRIKTIKRAGYGYRNTYNLGLRVLAANYQDREAISH from the coding sequence GTGCCGGATGATTGTATCGTAGTATCAATGGGATTGCCAGAGCTAAAAGTAGTAGAAGAAAAGGAGTTGGATAACCGGTTCGAAGTGACGGTATTTTACCGGCGTACGAAAGCCGAATGTCCCAGGTGTGGGCAAACGGCCTCAAAGGTGCACGATCGGAGAAAGCAGTCGAAGCAAGACCGCGCCATCCGAGATAAGCCGGTATTCCTGACTCTAATTAAGCGGCGCTTTCGTTGCCTTTGGTGCAGCCATATATTCAGCGAACCGGATGATATCTTTGGTATCAGGCGGAGGTCCAGCCGGCGTTTCAGAGAACACCTGGGGCAAGAAGGGCTTCATCAGACGATCAAGGGAGTAGCCAGAAAAGAAGGGGTAGGCGAGGGTCTTGTAAGGCGCTGTGTAACCGAGGAAATAGGCAAACGCCTTGTAGATGACGGGACGGGAGAAACGCCAGAGATTATCGGAATAGACGAATTCTCAGTCAAAAAGGGGCATATCTACAACACAGTCATCTGTGACCTCCAAAATAAGAGAGTGATGGCGGTAATCGAAGGAAGAGGGAGTCATAGACTGGCTGGGTATCTTGGTGGCCTGAAAGAGCCCCAGCGGGTAAAAGCGGTCGCAATAGATATGCATCGCCCCTTCCGCGATGCGGTAAGAAAGAGCTTGCCTCAAGCCAAGATTGTGGCTGATAAATTCCATGTAATCAGGCACTTCAATCAGGCCCTTGAAAAGGCCCGCAGCAACAATCAGGGTGGCGGTCTTAAAACGGATGAAAGACGGGATTTGTTCAAGAATCGGTTTCTTTTGCTCAAGGGAAAAGAATGTTTGACGGAGGAAGAGAATAGTCGGATTTCCATGATATTCTGGGATTATCCGGAGATCTGGCATGCCTGGAAGCTAAAGGAGATTCTCCGCGAGTGTTATCATGCGGAAACAAAGAAGGGGGCTGAACTTACAATCATGAAACTTGAGCATGGAATCAAAAACAACCCATATAAAAGGTTTCAGCTTCTCCAAACGACGATCCGGGATTGGCGTGAAGAAATACTCAACTACCATGACTACCCCATCACCAATGGATTCGTCGAAGGCAAGAATAACCGGATCAAGACCATTAAAAGGGCGGGTTACGGATATCGGAACACTTACAACTTAGGATTGAGAGTATTGGCTGCTAACTACCAAGACAGAGAGGCAATTTCACACTAA